One stretch of Argiope bruennichi chromosome 3, qqArgBrue1.1, whole genome shotgun sequence DNA includes these proteins:
- the LOC129963539 gene encoding uncharacterized protein LOC129963539 produces MKAYILACLVFSVALAATVPKRHKRQAYELPDGADILVGPIKTTFNCFNDGYYADVDNNCQIFHVCHSVDKDDGSRDTKQWSFVCGNQTLFNQLTLTCADPEDAVPCPEAPSFYNINDRINAGDPKLYFLTDDDIQRAEPLLYRNREGDFQPKPSPQRG; encoded by the exons ATGAAGGCTTACATCTTGG CATGTCTCGTCTTTTCCGTAGCTCTTGCCGCTACAGTACcaaaa AGGCACAAAAGGCAAGCTTATGAACTTCCGGACGGTGCTGATATATTAGTTGGGCCAATCAAGACAACTTTTAACTGCTTCAACGACGGGTACTACGCCGACGTGGACAACAACTGCCAGATCTTCCATGTGTGTCATTCCGTAGACAAAGATGACGGGTCCAGAGATACCAAGCAATGGTCTTTCGTTTGTGGTAATCAAACTCTTTTCAACCAGCTTACTCTGACCTGCGCTGATCCTGAAGACGCCGTTCCATGCCCAGAAGCACCCAGTTTCTACAACATCAACGATAGGATCAACGCTGGAGATCCTAAGTTGTACTTTCTCACCGATGATGATATCCAGAGAGCTGAACCTTTGCTGTACAGAAACAGGGAAGGAGATTTCCAGCCTAAACCTAGTCCTCAAAGAGGTTAA